Genomic segment of Pangasianodon hypophthalmus isolate fPanHyp1 chromosome 22, fPanHyp1.pri, whole genome shotgun sequence:
ctgcatgttcctgattctgaaaacaTGTCATCCATGCACGCTAATTAATCCACCTAGTAAAAAAATCTACCATCAGCCAGACCAGTCCTCAGCCAATGTGTATAATGCAGCAAGAGGTGGGATTtgtgctatagttacagcatcgaGGTTTGAAACCACTGAGCAGCTAcgcataaaaaaaataaatagcccAGACATGAAATCCAGTTGTCCCAGTCACCGGGgttagtgatttgtccacccatAGCATAATAACAACACCACATCAGTGGGCAAGCATACAAAACTGAGCATCATCAATCATAAAGTGCATTTTTACCTCTTCTGTGCTCCACTTGGCCACTGTCTTTGCACTGAGACCCAGGGCTTCAGGTAACAGTTTGCCATGTTTCTCCCAGCAGTGCTGAAACTTGGGTGGCTCCCAGCCACAGAACACAGAGTCATGCAAGAACTGCTGCAGAGAATCTACTGAGAGAACAACACCAACTGGGGGCTCAGGAGATGTATACATCTTATAATTACACTTAACCAGAATGAATTTTTGACAGATGTCACATACACTCATCAACCACTTAttgggaacacctgtacacctgcacattcatgtaattatccaatttgccagtcatgtggcagcaatgcaatgcataaaatcatgcagttacaagagcttcagttcatgttcacatcaaacatcagaatggggagaaGATGCAATCTtagtgactttgatcatggtgccagaacagtctctagagtttacacagtgcaaaaaaagcaTGCAGTGAGCAGAAATTCCATGTTGATGAGAGCGGTCAGAGGAGGCCAGACTGGCTCAAGCTGGcaggaaggctatagtaactcaaataaccccTTTTCTCTATCGTGGCCAGCAGAAAAGCACATCAAGGGACAGAATACTTCAAACGTTGAAGCGGGtgggctaaaacagcagaaCCAGccaatttggcaccaacaaccaagccatggtcaaagtcactgagatcacatttttccccccattcttcTGCAGACACATAATTAGCTCattgaataactgcataaatgagcaggtgtaataaataaagtggctggtggagtgtaaatcaaatcaaaccaGCATTTCTTGGATTACCTTTTCCATTTCCTTCATGCTTCACCTGATTCGGCTTTGTGCACTTGGCTGCAGTGGCAGTCCTGCAAAGAAAGTATAGACAAAGAAGTATGAGTCACACTTACACAAAGCACCAGGCACGTTTTTAACTGGCACTCTTTTCAGTATGAATATACAACCCCTTACTTGGCTGGTGAGGAGTTGTCCATGTTGTCATTGGTTTCAGGATTGCTGCCTGTGGGTGTGGTAGAGGGAGTCTGTGCGACTGATTCTGTGCGCCTGTGCCGTGAAGGGCCACTCAGTGTCACCGGCCTCTCTCCACTCAGCCTGTCAGGCAGCAGCCCCTCCTTATTCAGATTCAGCTCAGAGTAGGGACAGCTGACGGCCCTAAGAAGgacagaagttttttttaatgtattactAGTCTAATGTATATGAAGTATAAAGAATGACTATGAAACTGTTTTCCAGTTTTAAGGCCTACTAAGACTTGCTGTGGGAAACTTTCTATTAGATCAACACATGATGGACCATTTAACACTGTATTGGCACAATGAAGTATTCAGAGACAAGTTACATTTGTTAAGGCATTATGACAACACCATGCTACTGCCGACTTGTGTGGTAATTGTGTGGTAATATAATTATCTTATAACACAGAGTAATAATCACAGTCCCATACATCACACTGCTCCATTTTGTCCAATCCAATTGATTGCATGAGTTTCAACAAGGGTAAACATGAATTAAACAAACCTGGCACCTTCAGTGTTCAATATGTAAAAGTGTCTCCATGTCAGTTACTAACGTGTAATGTGTTCCATAGCGAGGTCCTTTGATGTGTCCAACCCCGTTGCATCCTGGAGTAGGGCAGCCTTGTCCTGGTGGGACCTGGGGATCACTAGAACCTGAAAACAACTAAATACAATTAGTGTTTaacttaaaacacacacagatgtatacATGATACATACAGCATTGGACAGCAGGTACAAGCAAGAAGAAGGATGTGTATGCTTATACTGTGTGTTCAATTATGAATGTGAATGTATTACAATTGGGGTTCTGCAAAGGATGACCAGTCTTTTGACACCATCCTACGGGATGCAGATCGGGGCTATCAGCATCCACCCAGTAATCATATTCATCGCTCCAACCATCAAAATggatctgaaataaaaacacacaagaatattatacaacaatataaaaaaattataatttgtgTGAAAGTGTAAGTCTACCATGTGCAACTATATGATGTGTGCTTTGTGGCTGTTTCCTGTTTTCCAACtaacagagacaaaaaaaaaaaataacttcagagacaaaaaaaaattttttttaaaaagactgaaattcttttaattaaggatttaatataatacagatacaaaaagaCAGTGTTAGGGGACAAATTAATTTGGACATGTTCAGTATTAAAACCATAATTCAGATATATAGCCAGCTTGAAGTAATTTCAAACTTCACTTGGAGGTAAAAGTTTACAATTACATTAAGTGACGATACAATTCCCTAAAACTATTAAATACGTTTCGGGGAATGAAGTAACTGTAACGTGTCAAAGTGGTGTAGGGTGTACACCTTGACCCTGTGGTCCTCTGTGGCTGCTATAGTGGCAACGCGGATGAGCATGGGGTTGCGTTTGTCCACTGCCTCCAACTTCATTGCCACCTGGAAGCCATGTGGAGGTCTCTGAAAAGCAAGAACATGTGGATGTTTTGCCAGAGATTCATCAATTCATGGATCTGAGCACACTCAGTTACACTCACCTGTTTGAAGGCTCTAGCAGGTGCTGCTTGGGTTCCAGTCTCTTCCAGGTATTTCTCCCATGAGAAagtttttggttgtttgtaCTCTGATAAACACAGCCAACATTAGATATACACTGTTGTATGTACAACTAAATCTGATCAATTCCATAAAActgatcaattccaaaatctagtcaGTTGATCTGTTtattacaatgataattccatataaaacTATACATTTGACCAgctgttcttgagatatcaggTAACTAGAGCCGACCAAGGAAATACTCACCACAGTTAAACCGTACTTGCTTTACTCAATATGTGTAAAATGTGCAATATTAGTGCTGTTTAGACTGCCCACTAAACAGAGAAGTCTTAATAGACCGATTCTCCTAAGCCTGATGTGTGGATCAATGGATCGTCCATGAACATATATTAGAAacaagaaaaagtgtgatctctgtgaccttGATCGCATCATGGATGTTGGTGGCAGAAGGGTACTCTCCTGggaacagtctctagagtttacacagaatggtgagaaaaaagaaaaaaaaaaaaccacagagtgagcgacagttctgcgggtggaaacgccttgctgaaatgtcagaggaaaatgggcagactggttcaagctgtcAGGAAGGGTATAGGatctcaaataagcactctttacaaccatggagagcagaaatgcacaaaacatcgaacttgaggtggatgggctacaaaagcagaagaccacactgggttccactcctgtcagccaagaacaggaatctgaggctatcatgggcaaaGGCTTACCCAgattggacagctgaagatcacctggtttgatgtgttgtgcgttctgagatgccgttctgctcaccacagtcaaagagtgattatttgagttactatagacttcctgtcagtttaaaccagtctggtcattcttctctgatctctctcatcaacaaggagttTCAGCCTGCACACCCTCtgcacacaaaatgtttttttgtttttcgcaccattctgtgtaaactctagagaatgatGTATGCAAAAATCACAGGagaacagcagtttctgaaatactcaaaccagcccatctggtaccaacaaccatgccacagttaaagtcacagagatcacgtttttccccccattctgatctttgatgtgaagctcttgacctgtatctgcattatttttggcattgtgctgctgccacatgattggctgattagatgaaTGTGATGAAAGTGCacttgtacaggtgttcctaataaagtaggtggtgagtgtacatatttTGTTTACCTGCAGGTGTGGTCAGTGTTAACTCTGCTTCCTCACAATATCCAACTGGATGAATATACGGGCTGCTGGCATCACACCTGGTAACCAATacacaaagttttaaaagtCTGTACATGCATGTATAGATGAGtagaaagacaaacacacacactcgttcttACCAGTAATCATATGCATCATCCCAGTTATCAAAGTGGATGAGGAGGCGGTTATCCACAACAGCGGAAATGGTGGCTACGCAGATGAGTGATGGGTTTTTCCTGTCAATAGCCTCTAGCTTCATCCCAGTACGAAAGCCTGAGGGGGTCACTGACTGCAAGGTGCCATTAGAGAATTGTTATAATATGCACTCTATACACACTGAAGGAGAAGGATACATGCTGTGTGAGGAGGAGTGCATGGTTCACAGCAACTTACGGTATTAagacttttaaataaatgtttgggTGCCAGCTGGCCTCTACAATTCTTTACGTAAGTGTTCCAATTAAATTCTCCATCTCTGCAACCTACAAGGAAAACATACacattgaaattaaaatgaattctgCATTAGTTGCTTTTGAAAATTTTGAAGGCATGAACTCAGGGAGCATCTAACCACTAATCACAactgttttatatttgcatCATATTTACCTACTAATTACAAAATTCATAacataaaacactgaaaaaataatttaaaaagctaTGCTTTAAGGTAAAAGACCAGAGGTCTCTAACATTCGCCTGTCACTGAAATGGCTCCAGGAAATTATGCTAATTTCCCTTTGGGACACTGCCTATTTTATTAAGCACCTTTAGGCAGCAGCAGCTTGAGGCCCATCTTCTCACACCAGCCTGGTGGTTTCACATCCCATGAGTCTGCATTCACCCAGAAGTCATAGCACTCAGGGTAACCATCGAAATGAAGTCTTATTCTGTAACCCTGGACCTGAGAAGGAGAAAACACAAATCACAGTCTCTTTGGGGATTGACTACCTAAAttaagtgatttttgttttcaaTTCCATTCACTTCACTAAACAGTTATTAGATTCACGAAATACTATAatgcattaaatgtgtttattcatcTAAAATTTCCCAGGcatatttctgcatttctgaTGTCACTCTGAAAATAGAATCTTCGGCTACCCTGCACAAATCCTTTGGCATTAGTTTTGCTGCTTTTTCAGGTTattcccaaaaaaaaaccctcaagaATTTCCTGTGACCTATTTCACCTGGTGCAAATGGTTTCTGTGCAACCAACCACAGTAGCTGATGTTACTCTAAGAAAATGCACTTAGTAATCAAGCTACAGTGAAAAAACCTGCCTCATGCCCCAATAATCATTCAGGGCCATTTAACCCCTTTTCCTTTGGTGTGATGTCGGGAGTAATACTATCAGTTAGACCAACGATAAGCATGTTTCTAGTATAGTCTGTGATATGGGCTGTATTTGTaactaaaacatttctgtctgAACAAGCCTCTCACAGTAATGTTTCAACATATTTCTCTATGAACTGCCCCCTCTTCAGGTCGCAACACGTCATCACGCTTGGGTTAAGGCCTTGACTCTGACTTTGCCATTCCAAGACATGAATCTTCTTTTTGAAccattctgtttatttgcttgtgtgtgtgggtttttttttttctgagtcaTTGGCTTGTCACATCAGCCAGCATTTGTTAAACTTAAGGTGACTGACTGCAGTCAAGGTGACTGACTGAAAAAGATGTTATGTACAGCTATTAGtaagaaagtgtgcatgtaaacttttcatAGAGTCTACttcttaactaaaacagacatGCACTAACCCCCCCTTCCAAGCACAGCCATCATCACCAttgaaattatttgtaaagttttAGATTAGACACTTCgctgtataaatatttaatcttttttttttttttttcgtgtttATTCATCACTGGATcgaaaattgcattttttttgtggcatctctaataaatatagttaactgatgttacaGTGAATTTAGCAAGTTGTAGAGATTTGTGCATGTCTTTTCTTGTAGCCCTTAGGTCCTTTCTCGCCTGCTTTAGCATGGCACCATGTGCTCATTAGTAGCGACAGTTTCCTCCATTTGTAGACAGTTTGAACAACATGAACAGGTATTTCTTGAGAAGAGCACACACTGTCAGTCACCAGACTGCCTTTTTTATAGGGCGGGCACCTCTATAACCAACAATCTCTTCTccttaataggaacacctgacTACAGTTTTTTTGGGGATTTTTAAAACTAGACTGCAAACAATGACAAGAACAAGTACAATTACTGGTACATCATTGATGAAGTTTTGTCTATAAATCTGACTGAATTTGAGGAAGATAAAGCATCAACAGACAGATGCTTTATTATGAGCAAGTTTTTATGTCTTGTACCTACAACAACTGTTACTTTATCAGGGGGTTGTATATAGTTgcattgtgtaggtgtacaaTTACTGACTAAACAGTCAACACCCAATATTAACACACAGCATGCAGTGACTGTTGATCATGTGTTACCTCTGCCACAGTGAGCACACAGAAGAAAGCAGGATGGCAGGGGTCCAAGCCCTCCAACTTCATTCCAACCTTAAAGGCATTCCTGCTCTGAGGAAAGGCCTGGTGCTGCAAATCACACACCCCAGCACTTAAACAATCCATCTTGGATAGGATGTTTATCATGTGGAACTTTAGAACATATTTTACTTGAACTCATAATTTAGACAGCCTACctctttaaataattttaaggGAGCAGGCACAGCTTTCTCTTCCTCCAGATAGGCCGGCCAGCTCCAAGCCTTCTTCTTTGC
This window contains:
- the l3mbtl1b gene encoding lethal(3)malignant brain tumor-like protein 4 isoform X3, with protein sequence MQHLELRGKMTDTPASNSSAPGADFDMMAALDWKDGIATLPGSNIRFRMTEFGTLEIVTDPEPKDKEEESSCPQSETTPSNGSSEPPNRSTQSETATLRACDGAPSGLQTQTGSSSTMSTSREDRSNVEVASCKSCGHAGSRETFLQGKFCSSGCVQPSSGRSTPGDTGEGERLGKRIRKKKKMFMESEDDEEDNIEEEEEKFRVSKGRKAAKLARLVTAAPAKKKAWSWPAYLEEEKAVPAPLKLFKEHQAFPQSRNAFKVGMKLEGLDPCHPAFFCVLTVAEVQGYRIRLHFDGYPECYDFWVNADSWDVKPPGWCEKMGLKLLLPKGCRDGEFNWNTYVKNCRGQLAPKHLFKSLNTSVTPSGFRTGMKLEAIDRKNPSLICVATISAVVDNRLLIHFDNWDDAYDYWCDASSPYIHPVGYCEEAELTLTTPAEYKQPKTFSWEKYLEETGTQAAPARAFKQRPPHGFQVAMKLEAVDKRNPMLIRVATIAATEDHRVKIHFDGWSDEYDYWVDADSPDLHPVGWCQKTGHPLQNPNCSSDPQVPPGQGCPTPGCNGVGHIKGPRYGTHYTAVSCPYSELNLNKEGLLPDRLSGERPVTLSGPSRHRRTESVAQTPSTTPTGSNPETNDNMDNSSPAKTATAAKCTKPNQVKHEGNGKVDSLQQFLHDSVFCGWEPPKFQHCWEKHGKLLPEALGLSAKTVAKWSTEEVASFVRKLPGCREHAAIFRNEQIDGEAFLLLTQSDIVKILSIKLGPALKIYNCILMLRSVDEE
- the l3mbtl1b gene encoding lethal(3)malignant brain tumor-like protein 4 isoform X1, translating into MQHLELRGKMTDTPASNSSAPGADFDMMAALDWKDGIATLPGSNIRFRMTEFGTLEIVTDPEPKDKEEESSCPQSETTPSNGSSEPPNRSTQSETATLRACDGAAPSGLQTQTGSSSTMSTSREDRSNVEVASCKSCGHAGSRETFLQGKFCSSGCVQPSSGRSTPGDTGEGERLGKRIRKKKKMFMESEDDEEDNIEEEEEKFRVSKGRKAAKLARLVTAAPAKKKAWSWPAYLEEEKAVPAPLKLFKEHQAFPQSRNAFKVGMKLEGLDPCHPAFFCVLTVAEVQGYRIRLHFDGYPECYDFWVNADSWDVKPPGWCEKMGLKLLLPKGCRDGEFNWNTYVKNCRGQLAPKHLFKSLNTSVTPSGFRTGMKLEAIDRKNPSLICVATISAVVDNRLLIHFDNWDDAYDYWCDASSPYIHPVGYCEEAELTLTTPAEYKQPKTFSWEKYLEETGTQAAPARAFKQRPPHGFQVAMKLEAVDKRNPMLIRVATIAATEDHRVKIHFDGWSDEYDYWVDADSPDLHPVGWCQKTGHPLQNPNCSSDPQVPPGQGCPTPGCNGVGHIKGPRYGTHYTAVSCPYSELNLNKEGLLPDRLSGERPVTLSGPSRHRRTESVAQTPSTTPTGSNPETNDNMDNSSPAKTATAAKCTKPNQVKHEGNGKVDSLQQFLHDSVFCGWEPPKFQHCWEKHGKLLPEALGLSAKTVAKWSTEEVASFVRKLPGCREHAAIFRNEQIDGEAFLLLTQSDIVKILSIKLGPALKIYNCILMLRSVDEE
- the l3mbtl1b gene encoding lethal(3)malignant brain tumor-like protein 4 isoform X2, which gives rise to MQHLELRGKMTDTPASNSSAPGADFDMMAALDWKDGIATLPGSNIRFRMTEFGTLEIVTDPEPKDKEEESSCPQSETTPSNGSSEPPNRSTQSETATLRACDGAAPSGLQTQTGSSSTMSTSREDRSNVEVASCKSCGHAGSRETFLQGKFCSSGCVQPSSGRSTPGDTGEGERLGKRIRKKKKMFMESEDDEEDNIEEEEEKFRVSKGRKAAKLARLVTAAPAKKKAWSWPAYLEEEKAVPAPLKLFKEHQAFPQSRNAFKVGMKLEGLDPCHPAFFCVLTVAEVQGYRIRLHFDGYPECYDFWVNADSWDVKPPGWCEKMGLKLLLPKGCRDGEFNWNTYVKNCRGQLAPKHLFKSLNTSVTPSGFRTGMKLEAIDRKNPSLICVATISAVVDNRLLIHFDNWDDAYDYWCDASSPYIHPVGYCEEAELTLTTPAEYKQPKTFSWEKYLEETGTQAAPARAFKQRPPHGFQVAMKLEAVDKRNPMLIRVATIAATEDHRVKIHFDGWSDEYDYWVDADSPDLHPVGWCQKTGHPLQNPNCSSDPQVPPGQGCPTPGCNGVGHIKGPRYGTHYTAVSCPYSELNLNKEGLLPDRLSGERPVTLSGPSRHRRTESVAQTPSTTPTGSNPETNDNMDNSSPAKTATAAKCTKPNQVKHEGNGKDSLQQFLHDSVFCGWEPPKFQHCWEKHGKLLPEALGLSAKTVAKWSTEEVASFVRKLPGCREHAAIFRNEQIDGEAFLLLTQSDIVKILSIKLGPALKIYNCILMLRSVDEE
- the l3mbtl1b gene encoding lethal(3)malignant brain tumor-like protein 3 isoform X4, yielding MTDTPASNSSAPGADFDMMAALDWKDGIATLPGSNIRFRMTEFGTLEIVTDPEPKDKEEESSCPQSETTPSNGSSEPPNRSTQSETATLRACDGAAPSGLQTQTGSSSTMSTSREDRSNVEVASCKSCGHAGSRETFLQGKFCSSGCVQPSSGRSTPGDTGEGERLGKRIRKKKKMFMESEDDEEDNIEEEEEKFRVSKGRKAAKLARLVTAAPAKKKAWSWPAYLEEEKAVPAPLKLFKEHQAFPQSRNAFKVGMKLEGLDPCHPAFFCVLTVAEVQGYRIRLHFDGYPECYDFWVNADSWDVKPPGWCEKMGLKLLLPKGCRDGEFNWNTYVKNCRGQLAPKHLFKSLNTSVTPSGFRTGMKLEAIDRKNPSLICVATISAVVDNRLLIHFDNWDDAYDYWCDASSPYIHPVGYCEEAELTLTTPAEYKQPKTFSWEKYLEETGTQAAPARAFKQRPPHGFQVAMKLEAVDKRNPMLIRVATIAATEDHRVKIHFDGWSDEYDYWVDADSPDLHPVGWCQKTGHPLQNPNCSSDPQVPPGQGCPTPGCNGVGHIKGPRYGTHYTAVSCPYSELNLNKEGLLPDRLSGERPVTLSGPSRHRRTESVAQTPSTTPTGSNPETNDNMDNSSPAKTATAAKCTKPNQVKHEGNGKVDSLQQFLHDSVFCGWEPPKFQHCWEKHGKLLPEALGLSAKTVAKWSTEEVASFVRKLPGCREHAAIFRNEQIDGEAFLLLTQSDIVKILSIKLGPALKIYNCILMLRSVDEE